Proteins from a single region of Chitinibacter bivalviorum:
- a CDS encoding L-threonylcarbamoyladenylate synthase, translating to MNPSRSPAMTTEQINTALNLLRAGELVGIPTETVYGLAADASQPAAVAKIFAAKGRPADHPVIVHIAGAEQLADWAQNIPDEAYLLAEHFWPGPLTLILERQPHVSDSVTGGQNTVGLRAPAHPITHELLQQFGGGLAAPSANQFGHVSPTTFDHVRSEFSPEVLQLILDGGACDVGVESTIVSLVGDKPKLLRPGGVSREAIEAVLGDSLEHHTNQHSAKQRVSGLLDSHYAPRTQLITGDLLALHALAQQRLAQGQNIALLHYQSIEHEQTNWLNAQCYAMPQNAESYAQTLYATLRHLDLAGFNVLLLELPPTSKEWLAVHDRLHRAAHLKLGSNRIPI from the coding sequence ATGAATCCAAGCCGCTCACCTGCCATGACCACCGAACAAATCAACACCGCGCTGAACCTATTGCGTGCTGGCGAACTCGTTGGGATTCCGACCGAAACCGTGTACGGCCTAGCTGCTGACGCGAGCCAGCCCGCTGCCGTCGCCAAAATCTTCGCCGCCAAGGGCCGCCCTGCCGACCATCCAGTCATTGTGCATATTGCAGGTGCTGAGCAACTGGCCGATTGGGCGCAAAATATCCCCGACGAGGCGTATTTACTGGCCGAGCACTTCTGGCCCGGCCCGCTCACGCTGATTTTAGAGCGCCAGCCGCATGTATCAGACTCGGTCACCGGCGGGCAAAACACGGTGGGTCTGCGTGCGCCAGCGCACCCGATCACGCATGAATTACTGCAGCAATTTGGCGGTGGACTTGCCGCGCCGAGCGCCAATCAATTCGGCCATGTCAGTCCGACCACGTTTGATCATGTGCGCAGCGAATTTAGCCCCGAAGTACTGCAATTAATCCTTGATGGCGGCGCTTGCGATGTGGGCGTTGAATCGACGATTGTGAGCCTGGTGGGCGACAAACCCAAATTACTTCGCCCCGGTGGCGTGTCGCGAGAAGCCATCGAAGCGGTACTGGGCGATAGCCTAGAACATCACACCAATCAGCACAGTGCCAAACAACGTGTTTCTGGCTTACTTGACTCGCACTATGCTCCAAGAACTCAACTTATTACAGGCGATTTGCTTGCACTTCATGCACTAGCTCAACAACGTCTGGCCCAAGGACAAAACATCGCATTACTACATTACCAGTCAATAGAACACGAGCAGACCAATTGGCTCAATGCACAATGCTATGCCATGCCACAAAACGCTGAATCATATGCACAAACACTCTATGCCACCCTCCGTCATCTTGACCTAGCAGGATTTAATGTACTTCTCTTGGAATTACCCCCCACAAGTAAGGAATGGCTTGCGGTGCATGATCGACTACATCGAGCCGCTCACCTGAAACTCGGCTCAAATAGGATACCAATTTAA